A stretch of Arachis hypogaea cultivar Tifrunner chromosome 15, arahy.Tifrunner.gnm2.J5K5, whole genome shotgun sequence DNA encodes these proteins:
- the LOC112751495 gene encoding TMV resistance protein N, with the protein MAQNSPFSYDVFISFRGQDTRYSFTGYLYKQLCNNRIRTFFDDEELQSGERITPSLVKAIQESRIAIIVLSANYAASSSCLEELVHILHCIKGNNRYVLPVFFKVDPSDVRYQKKSFEKAMAKHEKRYKNDMNKVDKWKKALIEVANLSGYHFKDGHGYEHQFIEKIVEDVSRKIRRVLLPVTDYTVGLESRVSKVISLLEMDSGDGVLMVGIHGIGGIGKTTLALALYNSIAYHFDGMCFLENVRENSQKYGLVLLQNSLLCKILGKEEVQIVGVKEGSSQIQQRLRQKRVLLILDDIDEYEQLKAIAGKPDWFGRGSRIIITTRNKHLLTLHDIEKTYEVQGLNKEESLDLLIWKAFKTDIVSPRYVNVLTRAVSYASGLPLALEVIGSNLFGKEVEHWESALHQYEKIPKRKIQQILKISYDALEEYEKNIFLDITCCLKGQNLIEIRDILHAHYGDNMRYHIQRLVDKSLLKIKVGDQVTFHDLIEDMGKEIVRQESPNMPGKRSRLWSHDDIVQVLEENQGTETIEMIFLEFPLQKRDENEDSTKKEKNKLVQVEWDGKAFKRMKNLKTLIIKNGCFSKRPKYLPNSLRIMEWWGYPSKRFPSDSHPKKLSILKLPNYLFKSCKLDSLSKRLVALNVLNFDNSDFLEEIPDVSSLVTLQKLSFSGCKNLIRVHSSVGVLNNLKVLKAEDCHSLRTFPSINLPLLEILMLSYCSNLEKFPEVKGKMKNVAMLHLSGTKIKDLPSSFQNLCGLSSLSLCGKDFPRIPSVIVKMPKLSTVFISKIPVSVTWASPNKLEEGSSSNVSNLVLFHYSLSDDFFPLALAWFRNVKTLDLSLNNFTILPECIQYFRFLSSLRVDHCHYLKKIEGVPPNLKQFSAVCCESLLTPSGTSVLLNQEVHENGNTEFALPGECIPNWFEQRTKEGSISFWFRGRFPAKDLCLAILLKDWFRWSHRPRLKDVTTIVSINGKQVSRGRGRTKMQKLYIFDLSVTNKMHHLDEICFENEWNHAEVSFELEDDDIMEIGMHILKQKSSGIMEDIQFTDPYRKRKRDDEALNSIAQVMEGEGQH; encoded by the exons ATGGCTCAGAATTCTCCCTTCTCATACGATGTGTTCATTAGTTTCAGAGGCCAAGATACTCGCTACAGTTTTACTGGCTATCTTTACAAACAGCTCTGTAACAACAGAATCCGCACTTTCTTCGATGATGAGGAGCTTCAAAGTGGAGAGCGAATCACACCCTCACTAGTCAAGGCAATTCAAGAGTCCAGGATTGCCATCATTGTGCTCTCTGCCAActatgctgcttcttcttcttgcttaGAGGAACTGGTCCATATCCTTCACTGCATCAAGGGAAACAATCGGTATGTTTTGCCAGTTTTCTTTAAGGTGGATCCTTCTGATGTGCGCTATcaaaaaaagagttttgaaaaGGCAATGGCTAAGCATGAGAAGAGATACAAGAATGACATGAACAAGGTGGACAAATGGAAGAAGGCTCTGATAGAGGTAGCCAATTTGTCTGGCTATCATTTCAAAGATGG GCATGGATATGAACATCAATTTATTGAAAAGATCGTGGAAGACGTTTCAAGAAAGATTAGGCGTGTACTGTTGCCCGTCACTGATTATACAGTTGGACTAGAGTCTCGAGTGTCAAAAGTAATTTCACTTTTGGAAATGGATTCTGGTGATGGAGTTCTCATGGTAGGGATACATGGAATTGGTGGCATAGGAAAAACAACACTTGCTCTAGCACTTTATAACTCAATTGCTTACCATTTTGACGGTATGTGCTTTCTTGAAAATGTGAgagaaaattcacaaaaatatgGGTTGGTGCTTCTTCAAAATAGTCTTCTTTGTAAGATATTAGGAAAGGAGGAAGTCCAGATAGTAGGTGTTAAAGAAGGAAGCTCACAGATACAACAAAGGCTTCGTCAAAAGAGAGTTCTTCTGATTCTAGATGACATTGATGAGTATGAGCAGTTGAAAGCTATTGCTGGAAAACCTGATTGGTTTGGTCGTGGCAGCAGAATCATTATTACAACACGGAACAAACATTTGCTGACGTTACATGACATTGAAAAAACATATGAGGTACAAGGTTTAAATAAGGAAGAGTCCTTAGATTTACTTATTTGGAAAGCTTTTAAAACAGATATTGTTAGCCCCAGGTACGTGAATGTTTTAACCCGTGCAGTATCTTATGCTTCTGGACTCCCATTGGCTTTGGAAGTAATAGGTTCTAACTTGTTTGGAAAAGAAGTAGAACACTGGGAATCTGCATTACATCAGTATGAAAAAATTCCTAAGAGGAAGATCCAACAAATACTTAAAATTAGTTATGATGCTTTGGAGGAATATGAGAAGAATATTTttcttgatatcacttgttgctTGAAAGGACAGAACCTGATAGAAATTAGAGATATACTTCATGCTCATTATGGAGATAACATGAGATATCATATTCAACGGTTGGTTGATAAATCACTCCTAAAGATTAAGGTTGGGGATCAAGTGACATTTCATGATTTAATAGAGGACATGGGTAAAGAAATTGTTCGACAAGAATCACCAAATATGCCAGGAAAACGTAGCAGGTTATGGTCTCATGATGATATAGTTCAAGTTTTAGAAGAAAATCAA GGGACTGAAACTATTGAAATGATCTTTCTGGAGTTTCCCTTGcaaaaaagggatgaaaatgaagATTCAaccaaaaaggagaaaaataaacttGTACAAGTGGAATGGGATGGAAAGGCCTTTAAGAGAATGAAAAATCTGAAAACACTTATCATAAAAAATGGTTGTTTTTCCAAACGTCCCAAATATCTTCCAAATAGTTTAAGAATAATGGAATGGTGGGGATATCCTTCAAAGCGTTTTCCCTCTGATTCTCATCCAAAGAAGCTATCCATACTCAAGTTACCCAATTATCTCTTTAAGTCATGCAAGTTGGATAGCTTATCCAAG AGGTTGGTCGCCTTGAATGTTTTGAATTTTGACAACAGCGACTTTTTGGAAGAAATACCTGACGTGTCGAGTCTTGTGACTTTACAAAAATTATCGTTCAGTGGTTGTAAGAATTTGATTAGAGTTCACAGTTCAGTTGGTGTCCTCAATAATCTCAAAGTGTTGAAAGCTGAAGATTGCCACAGTCTTAGGACTTTTCCATCTATCAATTTGCCCTTACTAGAAATACTTATGTTATCTTATTGCTCAAATCTTGAGAAATTTCCAGAAGtaaaaggaaagatgaaaaatGTAGCAATGCTTCATCTGAGTGGCACTAAGATAAAAGATTTGCCATCATCATTTCAAAACCTTTGTGGGTTGTCCAGTTTAAGTCTGTGTGGTAAAGACTTCCCTAGGATACCAAGTGTGATTGTGAAGATGCCGAAACTGTCTAcagtttttatttctaaaattcccGTTTCTGTGACGTGGGCATCACCAAACAAGTTGGAGGAGGGCAGCTCTTCAAATGTTAGTAATCTTGTTCTCTTCCACTACAGTCTGTCTGATGACTTTTTTCCACTGGCTCTTGCATGGTTTCGTAATGTGAAAACATTAGACCTGAGTCTCAATAATTTCACAATCCTTCCCGAATGCATCCAATATTTTCGTTTTCTAAGCTCCCTTAGAGTTGATCATTGCCACTATCTGAAGAAGATTGAAGGGGTTCCACCAAACTTGAAACAATTCTCGGCTGTATGCTGCGAATCCTTGTTGACTCCCTCGGGCACAAGCGTGTTACTCAACCag GAAGTGCACGAGAATGGAAACACCGAATTTGCATTGCCTGGAGAATGTATTCCAAATTGGTTTGAGCAGCGCACGAAAGAAGGTTCTATTTCTTTCTGGTTTCGTGGCAGATTCCCTGCCAAAGATCTTTGTCTTGCAATTCTACTGAAGGATTGGTTCCGTTGGTCCCATCGTCCCCGCCTAAAGGATGTAACAACCATCGTGAGCATTAATGGCAAGCAAGTTTCCCGTGGCAGGGGGAGAACCAAAATGcagaaattatatatttttgatcTGTCCGTGACAAATAAAATGCATCATTTGGATGAAATATGTTTTGAAAACGAATGGAATCATGCGGAGGTTTCATTTGAACTTGAAGATGACGACATTATGGAGATTGGAATGCACATATTGAAGCAAAAGAGTAGTGGAATCATGGAAGATATTCAATTCACTGATCCTTATAGAAAGAGAAAACGAGACGATGAAGCTCTCAATAGTATTGCACAAGTTATGGAGGGAGAGGGACAGCACTAG
- the LOC112751497 gene encoding TMV resistance protein N-like — MPLQSSFSSFSTHSSSSSSIRYPWKYHVFISFRGEDTRYGFTGNLYKALFDKGVHTFIDDEELQRGHEITPSLLKAIQESRIAIIILSPNYASSSFCLDELVHILHCIKGNDRLVLPVFYEADPSDVRHQRNSFGEAMAKHEEKFKSDLNKVHKWKQALHQVANLSGYHFKHGDGYEHKFIANIVEEISRKINRVPLPVADYPVGLKSRVSNIISLLEMDSSDRVHMVGIHGIGGIGKTTLAIAVYNLIADNFESVCFLENVRENSSKYGLVHLQNNLLCKILGKEGVQIQGVKEGTSQIQQRLRGKKVLLILDDVDEQKQLESIAGKPDWFGGGSRVIITTRNTHLLKLHNVEKTFEVTALSKKHSLELLVKKAFKNDEVNSSYYANVLNCAITYASGHPLALEIIGSNLFGKEVEHWESALHQYEKIPNREIQQILKISYDALEEYEKNIFLDITCCFKGHNLKEIGDILHAHYGYNMSYHIQRLVDKSLIKIKFGDQVTFHDLIENMGKEIVRQESPNMPGNRSRLWYHEDIVQVLQEKQGTSTVEIIYLEFPSSKMDENGDPSKKKKNKVVQVEWDGLAFKDMVNLKTLIIKNGSFSKGPKYLPNNLRVLDWRRYPLKGFPDDFQPKHLCMLKLPEYLFESYKLDSLSKNLASLNVLNFDNSEYLKEIPDVSGLLTLQKLSFSGCKNLTTVHNSVGILNNLKVLKAEDCESLRTFPSINLPSLEILMLSGCYRLAKFPEILGKMEKVEMLRLCGTNIKDLPSSFQNLCELSCLNLSGHTFHRIPSVIVNMPKLFTLYIGGERNKTWESCNKLEEGVEGTLSSSNVTNLTLDKYMLSDNFFPLALAWFRNVKTLDLSSNRFTILPECIQDFRFLSSLKVDSCKNLVKIAGIPPNLKQFSAVGCSNLTEVTSMLLNQELHENGRTEFALPGTMIPAWFEEQRKGDSISFWFRGEFPSNALCFAILKRNTRSSGTPITTMVSINGKQVSRGDGRTQTFQELFIFDLSMTKKTYHLDGICFENKWNHANVSFKIYDLMEECGMHILKQESSSIMKDIRFTNPCIKNDDEALHGIGSIDVRLRLQPGSATSQPASQNPLGHSGDTSHSKGNWAVPQFRGGTVFARRNIKMMLCVMFYTMLSIVVCGLGMWLGKN, encoded by the exons ATGCCTCTGCAatcttccttctcctccttttccacccattcttcttcttcttcttccatcagATATCCATGGAAATACCATGTGTTCATCAGTTTCAGAGGCGAAGATACTCGCTATGGTTTCACTGGCAACCTCTACAAAGCTCTTTTTGATAAAGGAGTCCACACCTTCATTGATGATGAGGAGCTTCAAAGAGGACACGAAATCACACCCTCACTTCTCAAGGCAATTCAAGAGTCCAGGATTGCCATCATTATCCTCTCTCCTAactatgcttcttcttctttttgcttAGACGAGCTTGTCCACATCCTTCACTGCATCAAGGGAAATGATCGCCTGGTTTTACCGGTTTTCTATGAGGCTGATCCTTCTGATGTGCGCCATCAGAGAAATAGTTTCGGAGAAGCAATGGCCAAGCATGAAGAGAAATTCAAGAGTGACTTGAACAAGGTGCACAAATGGAAGCAGGCTCTGCATCAAGTTGCTAATTTGTCAGGATATCATTTCAAACACGG GGATGGATATGAACACAAGTTTATTGCAAATATCGTGGAAGAAATTTCAAGAAAGATTAATCGTGTACCTTTGCCCGTTGCTGATTACCCTGTTGGACTAAAGTCTCGAGTGTCAAATATAATTTCACTTCTGGAAATGGATTCTAGTGATCGAGTTCACATGGTAGGGATACATGGAATTGGTGGCATAGGAAAAACGACACTTGCAATTGCTGTCTATAACTTGATAGCTGACAACTTTGAAAGTGTGTGCTTTCTTGAAAATGTGAGGGAAAATTCAAGTAAATATGGGTTGGTACATCTTCAAAATAACCTTCTTTGTAAGATACTAGGGAAGGAGGGAGTCCAGATACAAGGTGTTAAAGAAGGAACCTCACAAATACAACAAAGACTTCGTGGAAAGAAAGTTCTTTTGATTCTAGATGATGTTGATGAACAAAAGCAGTTAGAATCTATTGCTGGAAAACCTGATTGGTTTGGTGGTGGTAGCAGGGTGATTATTACAACACGGAATACACATTTGCTAAAACTCCATAATGTTGAAAAGACATTTGAGGTAACTGCTTTAAGTAAGAAACATTCTCTTGAATTGCTTGTTAAAAAAGCTTTCAAAAATGATGAAGTCAACTCAAGTTATTATGCGAATGTTTTAAATTGTGCAATAACTTATGCCTCTGGACATCCGTTGGCTTTGGAAATAATAGGTTCCAATTTGTTTGGAAAAGAAGTAGAACATTGGGAATCTGCATTACATCAGTATGAAAAAATTCCTAACAGGGAGATCCAACAAATACTTAAAATAAGTTATGATGCTTTGGAGGAATATGAGAAGAATATTTttcttgatatcacttgttgctTTAAAGGACACAACTTGAAAGAAATTGGAGATATACTTCATGCCCATTATGGATATAACATGAGCTATCATATTCAACGGTTGGTTGATAAATCACTCATAAAGATTAAGTTTGGGGATCAAGTGACATTTCATGATTTGATAGAGAATATGGGCAAAGAAATTGTTCGACAAGAATCACCAAATATGCCAGGAAACCGTAGCAGGTTATGGTATCATGAAGATATAGTTCAAGTTTTACAAGAAAAACAA GGGACTAGCACCGTTGAGATTATATATCTGGAATTTCCTTCCTCAAAAATGGATGAAAATGGTGATCcatcgaaaaagaagaaaaataaagttgtacAAGTGGAATGGGATGGACTAGCTTTTAAGGATATGGTAAATCTGAAGACACTTATCATAAAAAATGGTTCTTTTTCCAAAGGTCCCAAATATCTTCCAAACAATTTAAGAGTATTGGATTGGAGGAGGTATCCATTGAAGGGTTTTCCAGATGATTTTCAACCAAAGCACCTCTGCATGCTCAAGTTACCCGAATATCTTTTTGAGTCATACAAGTTGGATAGCTTATCCAAG AACTTGGCCTCCTTGAATGTTTTGAATTTTGACAACAGTGAATATTTGAAAGAGATACCTGATGTGTCCGGTCTTCTAACTTTACAAAAATTATCATTCAGTGGTTGTAAGAATTTGACTACAGTTCACAATTCAGTTGGTATCCTCAATAATCTTAAAGTCTTGAAAGCTGAAGATTGCGAGAGTCTTAGGACTTTTCCATCTATCAATTTGCCCTCACTTGAAATACTTATGTTGTCTGGTTGCTATAGACTTGCGAAATTCCCAGAAATACTAGGAAAGATGGAAAAGGTAGAAATGCTTCGTTTGTGTGGCACTAACATAAAAGATTTGCCATCGTCATTTCAAAACCTTTGTGAGTTGTCCTGTTTGAATCTGAGTGGCCATACCTTTCATAGGATACCAAGTGTGATCGTGaatatgccaaaactgtttacaTTATATATTGGGGGAGAACGCAATAAGACTTGGGAATCATGCAACAAGTTGGAAGAGGGGGTTGAAGGAACACTCAGCTCTTCAAATGTGACTAATCTTACTCTCGATAAGTATATGCTGTCAGATAACTTTTTTCCACTGGCACTTGCATGGTTTCGCAATGTGAAAACATTAGACCTGAGTAGCAACAGGTTCACAATCCTTCCCGAATGCATCCAAGATTTTCGCTTTCTAAGCTCCCTCAAAGTTGATTCATGCAAGAATCTAGTTAAGATTGCAGGAATTCCACCAAATTTGAAACAATTCTCGGCAGTAGGCTGCAGCAACTTGACTGAGGTCACAAGCATGTTACTCAATcag GAACTGCACGAGAATGGAAGAACCGAGTTCGCATTGCCAGGAACAATGATTCCAGCATGGTTTGAAGAGCAGAGAAAGGGAGATTCTATTTCATTCTGGTTTCGTGGCGAGTTCCCTTCGAATGCACTTTGCTTTGCAATTCTAAAGCGGAATACGCGCAGCAGTGGAACTCCTATAACAACCATGGTGAGCATCAATGGCAAGCAAGTTTCCCGTGGAGATGGGAGAACCCAAACTTTTCAGGAACTATTTATTTTTGATCTGTCCATGACAAAAAAAACGTATCATTTGGATGGAATATGCTTTGAAAATAAATGGAATCATGCGAATGTTTCATTTAAAATTTATGACCTAATGGAGGAGTGTGGAATGCATATATTGAAGCAAGAGAGTAGTAGCATCATGAAAGATATTCGATTCACCAATCCTTGCATAAAGAATGACGATGAAGCTCTCCATGGTATTGGCAGCATTGACGTTCGTCTAAG gCTACAACCAGGTTCTGCAACTAGCCAACCAGCTTCGCAGAATCCTCTTGGGCATAGTGGAGACACGTCACATTCAAAAGGGAACTGGGCAGTGCCACAATTCAGGGGAGGCACTGTTTTTGCTAGGAGGAACATAAAAATGATGTTGTGTGTGATGTTTTATACAATGTTAAGCATTGTAGTGTGTGGTTTGGGTATGTGGTTAGGAAAGAATTAG